GGGAGCGTGTTCATTTAACCATACACCTTGGCCATGGGCAACACACCTCCTTCCATCACACTACGCCGTCGCTAGGCAACAGGACTCTGTGGGGGTTAGCGATTGGTGGAGGCCTTTTGAATAAGCGGTGTGAATACTTGGCCCAGCACACAgtgtgtgtccccccccccccccccccccccccccccatgctgCAACCTACTATTGCTGTCCGTTGGAACACTGAAACCCCTCAAAGTAAGCATACATAAACATGGAGTCAAAGTGAGCACATTTGGAGGCTTTTAGGCATGAGGAAAGCAAATCTCGGAGGGAATATGAAAGGCGGCGTTGTGTGCGAGTGTTTCTGTGTGGGTGGCTTCCTCCAGTCTCCTCCAGGCTCTGTGCTACTTTTCTCTGCAACATAACACAttttccaatattttttttttttttttaccagacttCATTCTGTAATGAGGATCATTTATTTGTCGTATTTCACTATAATTCTTTGGACAAGTCGGTTCAATGTTAATGAGATAGTTCCGTCTTCTGCATTCCTCAACATGCCCTTGTGTTGGTTTTATTATCGCATCCTTCAATATTTCAACTATTGCACAATGTTTCCCCGCCCCGTAAAGACAGCTGTCTTTGTGTTACTATGACAAGCTGATTATTACAATCTAATCACGATCAGATGAGAGCCGAACACAGATTTCTGCCCTGACTGCCACTCACTGCCAGAGCCCGAGCGTGGTTTCCAGGGAAACTGGAAATGTGAAGCTTTTCAACAGCTACAGCAGCCGCGGCTTAAAGAGCGACGGACGCCTCAGACAGATTCTTCTAGAGACAGCCCAGCACAACAGTCAAGAGCGGGGGAGAGAGAACGCCACACATGCCAGAGTCCATCAACACCAAGTTTCGACCATGTTTGACCTGAATCTGAGAACGGGTCTCGCAGAGGCTTCATCGGTTTGATTTCAGCGCTCAGGTACGTCACTTGACTCTTCATCtcctcctgttttttttttaatcctattATGGCCGTTAtgatttcattttttttcttcttctgcatGCTCTTAATGTGCATATCACCGTACTGCCAACATGAGGTGTATAATTCATCAAAACAGTGTAATGTACAGCAAAACCTTCAAAGTCGAGCACAATTCATTCAGTTCCAATTTTAAGACATTAGTATTTCCAtttaggggtggggggggggggggggcaaatcattttcaaaccatattcagttgaatatgctacaaagacaacatctttgatgttcaaactgataaacatttgggttttttttgcaaataatcattcactttagaatttgatgccagcaacacgtgacaaagaagttgggaaaggtggcaataaatactgataaagttgaggaatgctcgtcaaacacttatttggaacatcccacaggtgaacgggcaaattgggaacaggtgggtgccatgattgggtataaaagtagattccatgaaatgctcagtcattcacaaacaaggatggggcgagcgtcaccactttgtcaacaaatccgtgagcaaattgttgaacagtttaagaaaaacctttctcaaccagctattgcaaggaatttagggatttcaccatctatggtctgtaatatcatcaaagggttcagagaatctggagaaatcactgcacgtaagcagctaagcccgtgaccttcgatccctcaggctgtactgcatcaataagcgacatcagtgtgtaaaggatatcaccgcatgggctcaggaacacttcagaaacccactgtcagtaactacagttggtcgctacatgtgtaagtgcaagttaaaactctcctatgcaaggcgaaaaccgtttatcaacaacacccagaaacgccgtcggcttcgctgggcctgagctcatctaagatggactgatacacagtggaaaagtgttctgtggtctgacgagtccacatttcaatttttttttggaaactgtggacgtcgtgtcctccggaccaaacgggaaaagagccatccggattgttataggcgcaaagttgaaaagccagcatctgtgatggtatgggggtgtattagtgcccaagacatgggtaacttacacatctgtgaaggcgccattaatgctgaaaggtacatacaggttttggagcaacatatgttgccatccaagcaacgttaccatggacgcccctgcttatttcagcaagacaatgacaagccacgtgttacaccaacatggcttcgtagtaaaagagtgcgggtactagactggcctgcctgtagtccagacctgtctcccattgaaaatgtgtggcgcattatgaagcctaaaataccacaacggaaacgcccggactgttgaacaacttaagctgtacatcaagcaagaatgggaaagaattccacctgagaagcttaaaaaatgtgtctcctcagttcccaaacgtttactgacttttgttaaaaggaaaggccatggaacacagtggtgaacatgccctttcccaactactttggcatgtgttgcagccatgaaattctaagttaattattatttgcaaaaaaaaaaaaaaaaagtttatgagtttgaacatcaaatatcttgtctttgtagtgcattcaattgaatatgggttgaaaaggatttgcaaatcattgtattccgtttatttttacatctaacacaatttcccaactcatatggaaacggggtttgtataagggttgtggttactaataagcaataattctgaggttattgagggaagactcttagttaatggcttactggttgtataataaggccatgcagaataaggcattaataagtacttaataatgactaattaagagccaatatgttactaatttgcaagcaactaattaatggtgaatatgtgttccccatactaaagtgttaccaaagaaACATATGCAATATATTGTGATACTTTTTCTCCGATTTAATAACGATGTTTAATGTGttgatattagggctgcaacaactaatcgattaaatcgattaaaatcgattatcaaactagttggcgattaatttagtcatcgatttgttggaacgATGCtttgcgcatgcgcggaggcttttttttaaattttttttttaataaacctttatttataaactgcaacatttacaaacagctgagaaacaataaccaaaataagtacaaaaacagtacaaaagagcgccagggcggcgctgaggctacgtctcatgaggtggaggtaagctagccaatgatgtgtcatgtgcagctcacgtgacgacgccgtctgCTTTgatggaaacattcgaaaaatggcgcaggaaaacagcgCCTATAGTTTAGCGgataaacatcttgaggttattgcttcaatggagaaaagtgtacgacctaagtcgtcaaaagtgtgggaacacttcactttaaagacttcaaagaagaccgtttcctgcaatATGGCACGGaagcttcaggagcacctgaaaaggaaacatgttggagcaatggatgaagggaagaatttacggtacgtaactttttaagtccatagtggcaacaggcattcatgagttcagcttttttgtgagtaatgttaacgttatgcctttgttgcaacgcgggagatttaatctcctgatgattgagggaacccctcatgaaacaggcctgtagagatgaaatagtcttgtgatttttttcccacacatacatatacatatatatatatatatatatatatatatatatatatatatatatatatatacatatatatatatatatatatatatatatatatatatatatatatatatatatatttataaatatattatatatatatatatatatatatatatatatatatatatatatatatatatgcttccctttcagtgaattctagctatatatatatatatatatatatatatatatatatatatatatatatatacggcgtggcgcagtgggagagtggccgtgcgcaacccaagggtccctggttcaatcgccacctagtaccaacctcgtcatgtccgttgtgtcctgagcaagacacttcacccttgctcctgatggctgctggttagcgccttgcatggcaactccctccatcagtgtgtgaatgtgtgtgtgaatgggtaaatgtggaagtagtgtcaaagcgctttgagtaccttgaaggtagaaaagcgctatacaagtacaacccatttatcatttatttattatatatatatatatatatatatatatatatatatatatatatatatatatatatatatatatatatatatatatgtacagtatatatatatatatgaaatacttgacttggtgaattctagctgtaaatatactcctcccctcttagccacgcccccaaccccaccccgaccacgccccccaacccccaccccccacctcccgaaatcggaggtctcaaggttggcaagtatgttcgaaatggatcaatgtagccggcaccgataaagctatataaatatatttcgatttgagtgacgctttagtataactaaacgttatcaaggtactggaatatttcatgctatttttcggtggcagcctaaaatgaatcctttattattcacaacagaaacgtgtacaatatctgaatcagttctgatctgatgagttacatgtctgtgttattattgctgtatgctgcacccccaatgtccagaacatggtgccagtatgctgttttttttttctcaataaaataccggaaaagatagaaatgtagtttgtctcttttatccgattattaatcgattaatcgaagtaataaacgacagattaatcgattatcaaattaatcgttagttgcagccctagttgatatgcattttttaaatgtgtatttattcacagtttgtagtcttttttttttttttttaagtgctgtTTCGAGGCAATTGTAACTCAAGGACGATTTCCGCACCCGTGCTGCTCAATGTGGAGCTGTACTATTACATTGCAGTGGGAGGTATAGTGACGAGCAAGGCAGTAGAAGAGTAGAGTGCATGTTTTTGGCATTTAAGTGTCAAGAAACTTTTCAGTACAATTTCCCTTTCTGTACAATTGCAATAAATAGTAATGGATCATTTGAATTACATTGttttttgactcatgtttttcctTTGTATCACCATATCGCACTACTGTCTTGTATTGTGTCGTAATGCTTTCATTCCAGGGTCAGACTTCCACCATTATCAAACCCAGGGCTGCCTCAGGCTAAATTGGAACCCTAAGCAGAATATTATTTAAAGTCCactctgagtaaaaaaaaaaaattaaataaaaaagtcattatttacggatactttttaaatcaaatgtaaatttaatttgatgcaaattttgtactgaaatgattttttggagggaaaaaaatttatattatttttggGGGCGAATaataattttaacatcattaaaacataaattGCTAAAAATTCCCAACTCTACTTCAACTAGAGTACGATCAGTACTACGGCCTTTTGAGACCAGCCTGGGGAGTTActataaacctgctcagtggccttgtggttagagtgtctgccctgaggtcgataggttgtgagttcaaaccccggacgagtcataccaaagactataaaaatgtgacccattacctccctgcttggcactcagcatcaagggttggaattgggggttaaatcaccaaaaagattCCCGagcatgaactgtgtacttgtattgtttgtctgggtggaggtcctgctttggaaataatttgtaccactttcagacattgcatttagttcccattaaaacattcacatgttgcacaatgagatgtaagcaggggatcatgtgtacattcctgttcaacaatttgctcacgcatttgttgacaaagtggtgaccctcgccccatccttgtttgtgaatgactgagcatttcatggaatctacttgtatacccaatcatggcacccaccagttcccaattagcctgcacacctgtgggatgttccaaataagtgtttgatgagcattcctcaactttatcagtatttattgccacctttcccaacttatttgttacatgttgctggcattaaattctaaagttaatgattatttgcaaaaaaaaaaaaatgtttatcagtttgaacatcaaatatgttgtctttgtagcatattcaactgaatatgggttgaaaaggatttgcaaatcattgtattccgtttatatttacatctaacacaatttcacaactcatatggaaacggggtttatatattgaagcaaattttgCCATAAGAAACAACGTAACTATGAAAAATAGGTTCCAGCATCAGCAAAAGtctatattttagtaaaagtttgtacactttgaacacacaaacataataagggggtgatggatcaacgatACCCTATTCACGAAAAGCCACAAGAAAAGTCCTCTTTTTGTAGCTGCCCTGCCGACAAGCACACACGTTTTCacaagccctgtggtgcactcacagtttgaaatcacaaaactccttaactttaacagccaagtTGCTAGAATGATTGAAAATGGAAGGTACGATCCACTTTCCGCCACAGAATGGGAGGcaatgtcgacaacgctgtgggtaCTTCTTGGGTGTTTCAAACCACACttcgcttgtccattgctttctttggactcatattgagttgGCAAAACTAGaacaaaggctaaaaaaaaaaaaatgtagaaagcacacaaagtagcacgAAGCTGACAGCCACACTGTGCTGACTgaaatatggcgtcacattagtgccaaaaatccgagcgcataaaaactgttatcgcgcgctgattctccactttgtgcgcgtgcgcgacacccttttgcgcgcgcgtggtgactttttgtgcgcgcgcgacgcctttttgcacgctctctgtgtactcctggcatctctcctcgcgctgtcatgtttctttttggcactttgggggcgggtatgcttagacggcccctcctttctgattggctctgagcatttttcatatgaccaatcattctccagcgtagcaacgttgtagccatcttacctcggacagctagcctcaatcattacattgatgtcaatggtacatgtactaattaaattaccataacttgctcgattttcgaccaatttacaaacggtttgcattgttacaaatcttattacatgtagatatgacataggatgctgtacctgttgaaattacctctttcgctttaaaaaaaaaaatgacttaattgtgcaacatagttgtgtagggtcagtgttagtcagttctctgattattttaaactgtttcagaatacattattaaaagctatttttaacattttaaaaacaaaattcaaagatgatttcattaattttatggctgaatcaaaagaaattccataaattagaaaacaaatgttcaagaagaagtgaaaatataaaataatgttatggttggatgttattgctggtggaccagttctggctgaaagatgtgattatggtgtttgttgtcttattatttatttgggtcacattttgtattaccctgtattgtgtttatgtggtatgaaataaccttcatcagcgcgcgacatttttttatccacttcttcctccgtaaatcttgatacatattgacgatgacccgccctgcgatacttctgattggctctggcatttttcagcatttttcgcctgaccaatcagaaagaaggggccgtctaagcatacccgcccccaaagtgccaaaaagaaacatgacagcgcgaggagagatgccaggagtacacagagagcgcgcagaaaggcgtcgcgcgcgcagaaaggcaccgcgcgcgcgcaaaaaggcaccgcgcacgCGCAAAAACTcaccgcgcgcgcaaaagggtgtcgcgcgcgcgcacgaagtggagaattagcgcgcgataacagtttttatgcgctcggatttttggcactaatgtgacgccatactgaAAGAGCATCCTgtccacaatggatgtgctgccagaCACAAAATGGCTGCCCAGCAGGATGAAACATCCGTACATGGAAACATGGtctgtacaccaaagcatatttttattcggCTTGTGGTTTGTAAATCCAAAAACTTCACACAATGAGGTGTTCATAAATCAAGGTTGCACTGTATATTATCTgatgatagaaaaaaaaatgcaatttgttAGTGTTTGTTAGGGATTGTCACAATGTTGATGAATAATATCGATGTCGCTATCCCCACAGGAACATCTGCTACTCATAAGCAGAGACACAATGGGAAGCCTGAGGGATGAGACGCCAGGTTTTGGCAAAGAGGACGGAGAGCATCCGCCAGATGATGCCGTGCTTGAGAGGCCCGTGGTGGGCACCAATCAAGAATCTGCTGGAGGAGTGTCGGGTCAGACAGATCCGCTTCATAATACAAGCCATGGTGATGATGAAAGCTGCACCAATCAAGAATCTGCTGGAGGAGTGTCGGGTCAGACAGATCCGCTTCATAATACAAGCCATGCTGATGATGAAAGCTTTGTGGAAACAAAAGATGAATCACAATCAGGGCGGGATGTTGAGCACGCCAATGCGCCACCACCGATGCTTGACGGAACAATAGCAACTGAGAGGCTCCTCCACTGTGGAGACGAGACAATTGAAAAGGTGTCTGAGGACAACACCTTGTTTCCTTTGCCATCAACTGTGGATCCCAATGACCCAAACTCCCCTGCACCTTTCGGGCAGCACCACATGCGCACTCAGGTCAGTCTGGAAGTGGTCCAATGTCACTCAATAGCCACCAGCCCTATGACACCGCCTGAGGGGGGGAATTCCTTCATCTTCCCAAGCTCCTTGAGGAAATCCGGCACCGTGGTGCACTCTGACGCTCAAGATGCTGAACCGCAGGTGATGCGACAAGTGGAGTTCTGCTCGGTGGCGACATCCCCGATGACGCCAAAGACGCCCTCCGTCACAGCTTTCCCAGTACTTACTGGGCGCGCACAGATCACGGCTATAGCAAAGAGTCCGGCAGAAGCTCAGTCTGATAACGTCATCAACTCGGATGCTTCTCCAGAAATCTCCGCCTGTTCTGCTGCTGCTGAGTCACAGTTGGAGGATAGTAACAAGCAACAATGGATGGGAAGTATGGACCAAGACATTACAATCCTAGTGACCCACTACGATAACAAGGAGGCTTGTTATCCTGTAACGCCAGAGATGGTCAAGATTGAGGAAAGTCATAAGGAGAAGGCCTCCGAAGGGCCCGATCAGGGACAGAACaccacaagcacaaaactttctCTTAGCAAAGTTCAAACCAGTGAAGCAGAGGGAGAACAAACACCTTTAACTGTCAAACTCAACAAAATGGAGCAGAAAGCTGCACCGAAGTCTCCTATCCCTGAATCTCCTGCGCCTGTCGGCTTCCACAACATCCGCACACAAGTGAGTCTGGAAGTGGTGCAGTGTCACTCAGTGGCCACCAGCCCTATGACCCCACCTGAGGGCGATCACGCCTTCCACTTCCCAAGTCCTAGCGGGGTTCAGATTCAAGACGGCGAGATGCAAGTCGGTCAACAACCGGAGTTTCGCTCTGTTGCTACAGCGCCGATGACGCCCAGAACGCCCACCGTTACAACTTTCCCTGAGATCAGAAAAGAGGCCAGCGTAGGGGAGAACATTGGGGAGGAGGAGGGAGAAAAGGAAGCAACTGAGGAAGAGGAAAACGACTGCAAGGAGAAGAGCGAGGAGGTGGTGCAGGAGGTGAGCTGGGACGAGAAGGGCATGACGTGGGAGGTGTACGGGGCTGTGGTGGAAGTGGCCGTGCTGGGCTCGGCCATCCAGAAACACCTGGAGAAACAGGTGAAGAAGCAAAAGAGTTCCTTGCCTCCCCCTCCGCCCCTAAACCCCTCGGCCGTGCCGCTGACTCCCGAGGCCGCCCAGGGGTACGGGAGCCGGGCGGCTCAGAGGGGAGAGCGAGATGACAAGGTGGGCCGCAATAGAAGAAACCCTTTTCGGCATCTGATAGAGAACATGCAACAACCACACTGTTGCTCTCGCACGCACGCCACAGAGTGATTTATGATATCATAAAGAAAATGGCTACATGATGCCAAAGTGTCACATGGTGGTCGCACACCCTGTCACACTTGATTGAGTAATGGCCCCGCGTTGCCACTCACAAACTACTCTCACTGCAGTTTAAGTTAACACACATTAGGTTGTAACACTTTTCTTTTTTGGGTTCAATCCTggctttctgtatggagtttgcatgttctccacgtgactgcgtgggttccctccgagtactccggcttcctctcacccacaaagacatgcacctggggataggttgattggcaacactaaaattgtccctagtgtgtgaatgtgagcgtgaatgttgtctgtctatctgcgttggccctgtgatgaggtggcgacttgtccagggtgtaccccgccttccgcccgaatgcagctgagataggctccagcaccccccgcgaccccgaaagggacaagcggtagaaaatggatggatggatggactttgcaGACTTTCAAAAAGCTTGATGAACGTAGAACCTCCGAAATCGAACACAACCTGTTCCATTCGGTTGACTTCCAAGTATTGAttgtcctgggtttgattcccgggctcgcggtctttctgtgtggagtttgcatgttgtcccCGTCTTTGTGTGGGTTTTCGCTTCcaccccacctccaaagacacgcatcTAAGGattggctgattggcaacactaaaacatcatcaagctttattgcagactccaacgcccaagtagacatacaatcacatacagtacataaaacaaacagaactattaaaatactattaaaaacagtgcttgtgcatattcggtaaaaaggcatctaatgaataaataaaagcattaaaaaaaaaaaatatatatatatatacatgcactttGGAAATGCATCTACACATTCTATAAAAAGCACAGATAGCAGTGTTTCCCATattggtacctaacagaactacaGCTAGGATTGGTTATCTGTATAGTTGACAATTGACAATTGTCGTCGCCCAACCAACCAATTGGTGCGTGTGTCTCCcaaaataacattttaacatgtaatatgCATTTTAAAACGAAAACTAACTATTAGATAAGAAAAATTGtattaaaacaatacaattgaaTGTAATACGAAcagctacagtagttttatgaggtATTGTAATAACAATGCGCAGCGTttgccttggagagtggacttctgtgGTATCTTCCCGGATGCTGCTTCTCCATcaagcacaccatcagcagctcttTCCTTATTTTCACAAGCAAATGTCTGATGATGATTTGTGTCATGATAAGACATTATTCTAACCTTTTTGGCTGAcgttagaccatacttgccaaccctcccggattttccgggagactcccgaaattcaccgcctctcccgaaaacctcccgggacaaattttctcccgaaaatctcccgaaattcaggcggagctggaagccacgccccctccagctccatgcggacctgagtgacgtcaggtgcgcaac
Above is a window of Nerophis lumbriciformis linkage group LG35, RoL_Nlum_v2.1, whole genome shotgun sequence DNA encoding:
- the gprin1 gene encoding uncharacterized protein gprin1, with the protein product MLDGTIATERLLHCGDETIEKVSEDNTLFPLPSTVDPNDPNSPAPFGQHHMRTQVSLEVVQCHSIATSPMTPPEGGNSFIFPSSLRKSGTVVHSDAQDAEPQVMRQVEFCSVATSPMTPKTPSVTAFPVLTGRAQITAIAKSPAEAQSDNVINSDASPEISACSAAAESQLEDSNKQQWMGSMDQDITILVTHYDNKEACYPVTPEMVKIEESHKEKASEGPDQGQNTTSTKLSLSKVQTSEAEGEQTPLTVKLNKMEQKAAPKSPIPESPAPVGFHNIRTQVSLEVVQCHSVATSPMTPPEGDHAFHFPSPSGVQIQDGEMQVGQQPEFRSVATAPMTPRTPTVTTFPEIRKEASVGENIGEEEGEKEATEEEENDCKEKSEEVVQEHFRLEHETMATSSPSPGC